A stretch of the Synechocystis sp. PCC 7338 genome encodes the following:
- a CDS encoding HlyD family efflux transporter periplasmic adaptor subunit yields the protein MNSPIQENAPQRNGHSPKTMDAGTLADVKEKEQETAAKNPVALTSNSSLFQPEQAIVMRQSPMWARGIAIAIMGVTVVTVTWASIATIEQVIPATGQLKPIETVKDINAPLNGVVKEVLVENNRKVKKGEVLVIMDSSSTQAELTAAQNVRAKILQENAFYRTLLQNGLEGGALQRAVTQLNLPWEVVALANNRAELINENELYRRQLGLRTASGEGNLTSEQLSRLEMARFELGSRMTAAELEIRQIQKQLEQAGLQLRAERSQLREDQKILAGLLGRNEAALAEAEKSLAIEAGIVDSMTPLLEEGALARLQVEKQQQSLNDRTQQLIEQKVNTVVEVDRQKQQIESRQAEIQRLETEQVRLQSLISQAQARLANTSASTDKDIYDRLADNDKRLAEIDTQITKIIVDNDKRLTELNGQIERNKVNLGYQEITSPVDGVVFDLKATPGYVTPPNQTEPLLKIIPADSLIAEVDVTNKDIGFVRTGMPADVRIDSFPYSEFGGVDGEVEYVGSDALPPDQTYQYYRFPVRIKLDSQELVSQGREIPLQSGMSVTANIKVREKRTVMSIFTELFTKKIESLETVR from the coding sequence ATGAATAGCCCTATCCAAGAAAATGCCCCCCAACGGAACGGCCACAGCCCCAAAACCATGGATGCAGGTACCTTGGCCGATGTCAAAGAAAAAGAACAGGAAACGGCCGCCAAAAACCCCGTTGCTCTCACGTCTAACTCATCCCTATTCCAACCGGAACAGGCCATTGTCATGCGTCAGTCCCCCATGTGGGCTCGGGGCATTGCCATTGCCATCATGGGGGTAACCGTTGTAACCGTGACCTGGGCTTCCATTGCTACCATTGAACAGGTGATACCCGCCACGGGACAATTAAAACCCATCGAGACGGTAAAGGATATCAATGCTCCACTGAACGGGGTAGTGAAAGAAGTGTTGGTGGAAAATAACCGCAAGGTCAAAAAAGGTGAAGTGCTGGTGATTATGGATTCCAGCAGTACCCAAGCAGAATTAACTGCGGCCCAAAATGTGCGCGCCAAAATTCTCCAGGAAAACGCCTTCTACCGCACCCTACTGCAAAACGGTTTGGAAGGTGGTGCCCTCCAGAGGGCCGTCACCCAACTTAACCTTCCCTGGGAAGTGGTGGCCCTGGCCAATAACCGGGCCGAATTGATCAACGAAAATGAACTTTATCGCCGACAATTGGGGCTAAGAACCGCCAGTGGAGAAGGAAACCTTACTTCCGAACAGCTTTCCCGTTTAGAAATGGCCCGCTTTGAACTGGGCAGTCGCATGACCGCCGCCGAGTTGGAAATTCGCCAAATTCAGAAACAGTTGGAACAGGCCGGTTTGCAATTGAGGGCAGAAAGAAGCCAATTGCGGGAAGATCAAAAAATCCTGGCCGGTTTATTGGGGCGTAACGAAGCGGCCCTCGCAGAAGCGGAAAAAAGCCTGGCCATTGAGGCGGGCATTGTGGACAGCATGACTCCTTTGCTAGAAGAAGGAGCCCTGGCACGGTTACAGGTGGAAAAACAACAACAGTCCCTCAACGACAGGACCCAACAATTAATCGAGCAGAAGGTTAACACCGTGGTGGAAGTGGACCGCCAAAAACAACAAATTGAGTCGCGCCAAGCGGAAATTCAGCGGCTAGAAACGGAGCAAGTGCGCCTCCAGTCCTTAATTTCCCAGGCCCAAGCCCGCCTGGCCAACACCAGTGCCTCCACCGATAAGGATATTTATGATCGCCTGGCAGATAATGATAAGCGGCTGGCGGAAATTGATACCCAGATCACCAAAATTATTGTTGATAATGACAAACGGCTTACCGAATTAAATGGGCAGATTGAACGGAACAAGGTCAACCTGGGCTATCAGGAAATTACCTCCCCGGTGGATGGGGTAGTTTTTGATCTCAAAGCAACCCCTGGTTACGTTACCCCCCCCAATCAAACTGAACCTCTGCTGAAAATTATCCCCGCCGATAGTTTAATTGCTGAAGTAGACGTCACCAACAAGGACATTGGTTTCGTTCGCACTGGTATGCCCGCTGACGTGCGCATTGACTCTTTCCCCTACAGCGAATTTGGTGGGGTCGACGGGGAAGTAGAATATGTCGGCTCTGATGCCTTGCCACCAGATCAAACCTATCAATATTATCGTTTCCCCGTCAGGATTAAACTGGATAGCCAGGAATTAGTTAGTCAAGGACGCGAAATTCCCCTCCAGTCCGGGATGTCCGTGACGGCCAACATCAAAGTCAGGGAAAAACGCACAGTGATGAGTATCTTCACCGAACTATTCACCAAGAAAATTGAAAGCTTAGAAACTGTCCGTTAA
- a CDS encoding ubiquinol-cytochrome c reductase iron-sulfur subunit, producing MVKRRKLISYTAFSTAIAVITGCFGGNSSNGQGQMVDVGTMADLKAKGELKGNTPKGPVTVVPNGGGGQISAVNPTCTHNGCQVEWKKANGKFVCPCHGAEFAATGKVLKGPAKKDLPTYATQVSGNNVLVKA from the coding sequence ATGGTCAAGCGACGCAAGCTAATTTCTTACACTGCTTTCAGTACGGCGATCGCCGTCATCACGGGTTGCTTTGGTGGCAACAGCAGTAACGGCCAGGGACAAATGGTCGACGTCGGTACCATGGCGGACCTCAAGGCCAAGGGAGAATTGAAGGGGAACACCCCCAAGGGGCCGGTGACGGTGGTGCCCAACGGTGGTGGCGGCCAGATTAGTGCTGTCAATCCCACCTGTACCCACAATGGTTGCCAGGTGGAATGGAAGAAGGCTAACGGTAAATTTGTTTGCCCTTGCCACGGGGCCGAATTTGCCGCTACGGGTAAGGTGCTTAAGGGACCTGCCAAGAAAGACCTGCCCACCTACGCTACCCAGGTGAGCGGCAATAACGTTTTGGTCAAAGCTTAG
- a CDS encoding D-alanyl-D-alanine carboxypeptidase/D-alanyl-D-alanine-endopeptidase, with the protein MVKILGATVLALLSWGSTGEPLVGQEVAWQEAKVFAVPTQADPAIDKIVDNYLDRLESLGYDRQRQGIWLQSEWAYLGYNQAETAFPAASLTKIATSVAALATWPPDHRFTTRFYADGPITAGVLQGNLLIAGDNDPLFVWEEAIAVGNALNQAGIREVTGNLVVVGNLAMNFEADPAVAGALFKQAVDASQWSPIVNKAFGDLPPNTPRPQVKIAGTIQTQAVLPPNLELLLEHQSLPLAALLKQMNIYSNNDMAEMLAQAMGGAAIVAQTTSRLGAIPAAEIQLQNGSGLGVDNRLSPRAVTKMYQVLAEQLEPHGLGIDDIFPVMGRDRRGTLEWRSMPQGLTVKTGTLNTVSALAGIIPTQERGIVWFSVINNGPNFDRLRVEQDRLLQQIAEHWQVLPENLTPGPMDKVLLGDPARNLTLQPSES; encoded by the coding sequence ATGGTGAAAATCTTAGGGGCGACGGTACTAGCCCTGCTCAGCTGGGGATCAACTGGGGAACCGTTAGTTGGACAAGAAGTGGCCTGGCAAGAAGCGAAGGTTTTTGCTGTACCAACCCAAGCGGATCCTGCCATCGACAAAATTGTTGATAATTACCTCGATCGCCTAGAATCCCTGGGTTATGACCGCCAGCGCCAGGGTATCTGGTTGCAGTCGGAGTGGGCCTATTTGGGTTATAACCAAGCAGAAACAGCTTTCCCCGCCGCTTCTTTAACCAAAATTGCCACCAGCGTAGCCGCTTTGGCCACATGGCCACCAGACCATCGCTTTACCACCCGTTTTTATGCCGATGGACCCATTACCGCTGGGGTATTGCAGGGTAATTTACTGATCGCCGGGGACAATGATCCTCTCTTCGTCTGGGAAGAGGCGATCGCCGTGGGCAATGCCCTCAACCAAGCGGGTATCCGGGAGGTGACTGGGAATTTGGTGGTGGTGGGCAATTTGGCCATGAACTTTGAGGCTGATCCTGCTGTGGCGGGAGCCTTATTCAAACAGGCAGTGGATGCAAGCCAATGGTCGCCCATCGTAAACAAAGCCTTTGGGGATTTACCTCCCAATACTCCCCGGCCCCAAGTAAAAATTGCTGGCACCATCCAAACCCAGGCCGTTTTACCCCCCAACCTAGAGCTTTTACTAGAACATCAGTCCCTTCCCCTGGCGGCCCTGCTCAAACAGATGAACATCTACAGCAATAACGATATGGCTGAGATGTTGGCCCAGGCCATGGGGGGAGCGGCGATCGTGGCCCAAACTACTTCCCGCTTGGGGGCGATTCCGGCGGCGGAAATTCAACTACAAAACGGTTCCGGCCTCGGGGTGGACAATCGGCTTTCCCCCAGGGCGGTGACAAAAATGTACCAAGTTTTAGCAGAGCAACTGGAGCCCCACGGCCTAGGCATTGACGATATTTTCCCTGTCATGGGGCGCGATCGCCGAGGCACATTGGAGTGGCGCAGTATGCCCCAGGGGTTAACGGTGAAAACCGGCACGTTAAACACGGTTAGCGCCCTAGCAGGCATTATTCCCACCCAGGAGCGGGGCATTGTTTGGTTTTCTGTGATTAATAATGGCCCCAACTTTGATCGTTTACGGGTGGAACAGGACCGGCTGTTGCAACAAATTGCCGAACACTGGCAAGTGCTACCGGAAAATTTAACGCCTGGTCCCATGGATAAGGTTTTACTGGGGGATCCGGCCCGTAACCTAACCCTCCAACCCTCTGAATCTTAG
- a CDS encoding mannose-1-phosphate guanylyltransferase produces the protein MTPSSPVFIPVILAGGKGERFWPLSHKQRPKQFLSLDGSGVSLLQATAQRLLSLAGGWENLWVITTAPIAEGVFGQLPSLPKENCLVEPEGKDTAPAVAWASLEIAQRHGEDAIIGFFPADHWIKDQTAYEQTLAAAIAYAQEQDAIVTLGIKPHGPATGYGYIEQGLLQREIDGLPVYQVTRFTEKPDRATAQTFVDSGKFSWNSGMFIFRAGVVLRELADHAPQLLTALKSQGAAAYPTLEKKSIDYVLMEKTQLAAVLPANFGWDDLGDWNALERLFPDPEANVDLANHVHLHSQGCIVYASDENQIIATIGLKDVVIVREGNVTLVVPKDHTQDIKGLLKQLQSQPEYENLL, from the coding sequence ATGACCCCATCATCCCCCGTTTTCATTCCTGTAATTCTTGCCGGTGGCAAAGGAGAAAGGTTTTGGCCCCTCAGCCATAAGCAGCGGCCTAAACAATTTTTGTCCTTGGATGGTTCCGGGGTCAGTTTACTGCAGGCCACAGCCCAGCGATTACTATCCTTGGCCGGGGGCTGGGAAAATTTATGGGTAATTACGACGGCCCCCATTGCCGAGGGGGTTTTCGGTCAATTGCCTTCATTACCCAAGGAAAACTGTCTGGTGGAACCGGAAGGAAAAGACACGGCCCCCGCTGTGGCCTGGGCGAGCTTGGAGATTGCCCAACGCCATGGGGAAGATGCCATCATTGGTTTTTTCCCTGCTGACCATTGGATTAAAGACCAAACCGCCTATGAGCAAACCTTGGCAGCGGCAATCGCCTATGCCCAGGAACAGGACGCCATTGTCACCCTTGGTATTAAACCCCATGGCCCCGCCACTGGCTATGGGTACATCGAACAAGGCCTATTGCAACGGGAAATAGATGGTTTACCTGTGTATCAAGTGACCCGTTTTACCGAAAAGCCTGACCGAGCCACAGCCCAGACCTTTGTAGACAGTGGTAAGTTTAGCTGGAATAGTGGCATGTTCATTTTCCGAGCTGGGGTAGTTCTACGGGAATTGGCCGACCATGCGCCCCAATTACTCACGGCGTTAAAATCCCAAGGGGCGGCTGCTTATCCAACCTTAGAAAAGAAAAGTATTGACTATGTATTGATGGAAAAAACCCAATTAGCGGCCGTTCTGCCGGCCAATTTTGGTTGGGATGATTTGGGAGATTGGAATGCGTTGGAGCGACTATTCCCCGACCCAGAAGCCAACGTGGATTTAGCCAACCATGTCCACTTGCATAGCCAGGGCTGTATTGTTTACGCCAGTGATGAGAATCAGATAATTGCCACCATCGGCTTAAAAGATGTGGTGATTGTGCGGGAAGGCAATGTCACCCTGGTGGTGCCCAAAGACCATACCCAGGACATTAAGGGTTTGCTTAAACAATTACAATCCCAACCGGAGTATGAAAATTTATTGTAG
- the rlmD gene encoding 23S rRNA (uracil(1939)-C(5))-methyltransferase RlmD, whose product MTQSNNFSTSALWQQGAVVELTITGLNHQGEGIGRFDGRVVFVPDTAPGDRLEVRLMRVKKNYAVGQLSRILEPSPQRTRPSCIVADKCGGCQWQHLDYQFQIENKQQQIIDALERIGGFTALPLEPLLQSPTSLGYRNKATYPLGRSKTGQVQAGYYRKGSHRLVNINQCPVQDDRLNLLLTEVKKDIENRGWSIYDEEKKHGKLRHLSLRIGQRTGEMLLTLISAHQGLPDLEEQAGEWLERYPDLGGICLNIQPEPNNRIFGEETMVIAGRGTCREKFAGLSFSLGANTFFQVNSEAAELLLTRLQQVLNLQGTELLVDAYAGVGTFTLPLARQVRQAIAIEVNQDSVEQGQRNAEMNQITNVDFLAGNVETVLPTLSEIPDILLLDPPRKGCTPEVLREIVQQRPGKIAYISCQPPTLARDLKLLCAEGFYEITWVQGCDFFPQTAHVECAVILQAVND is encoded by the coding sequence ATGACCCAGAGTAATAATTTCTCCACCAGTGCCCTTTGGCAACAGGGGGCCGTAGTGGAATTGACCATTACCGGCCTCAATCACCAGGGAGAAGGCATTGGCCGCTTTGATGGGCGGGTAGTGTTTGTGCCCGATACTGCCCCTGGCGATCGCCTGGAAGTCCGATTAATGCGGGTCAAGAAAAATTATGCTGTGGGTCAACTGTCAAGAATTCTGGAACCCTCCCCCCAGCGCACCCGGCCGTCTTGCATTGTGGCCGATAAATGCGGTGGCTGCCAATGGCAACATCTGGATTATCAATTTCAAATAGAAAACAAACAGCAACAAATTATTGATGCCCTGGAGCGCATTGGTGGTTTCACAGCTTTACCCCTGGAACCCCTATTACAGTCCCCCACTAGCCTGGGTTACCGCAATAAAGCCACCTATCCCCTCGGTCGCTCTAAAACAGGGCAGGTGCAGGCAGGTTATTACCGTAAAGGTAGCCATCGCTTAGTAAATATTAACCAATGTCCCGTCCAGGACGATCGCCTAAATTTATTGCTGACGGAGGTGAAGAAAGATATTGAAAATCGGGGTTGGTCTATCTATGACGAAGAGAAAAAGCATGGCAAATTACGCCATTTAAGTCTACGCATTGGTCAACGCACCGGGGAAATGTTACTGACCCTAATTTCCGCCCATCAAGGTTTACCGGATTTGGAAGAGCAGGCCGGGGAATGGTTGGAGCGCTATCCTGATTTAGGCGGCATTTGTTTAAACATTCAACCGGAACCCAACAACCGTATTTTTGGCGAAGAAACCATGGTGATTGCAGGGCGGGGTACCTGTCGAGAAAAGTTTGCTGGTTTAAGCTTTAGCCTAGGGGCAAATACATTTTTTCAGGTCAATAGTGAAGCGGCGGAGCTATTGTTAACTCGGCTACAGCAAGTATTAAATCTTCAGGGTACAGAATTATTGGTGGATGCCTATGCCGGTGTGGGCACCTTCACCCTGCCCCTAGCCCGCCAAGTTCGTCAGGCGATCGCCATTGAGGTTAATCAGGACTCGGTGGAACAGGGACAACGCAATGCTGAGATGAACCAGATTACCAACGTAGACTTCTTAGCCGGCAATGTGGAAACCGTTTTACCCACCCTGTCAGAAATCCCTGATATTTTGCTCCTCGACCCTCCCCGTAAGGGTTGTACACCAGAAGTGCTCAGGGAAATTGTCCAACAGCGCCCAGGGAAAATTGCCTACATTAGTTGTCAGCCCCCCACCCTAGCAAGGGATTTGAAACTCCTCTGTGCCGAGGGCTTCTATGAAATTACCTGGGTTCAGGGTTGCGACTTTTTCCCCCAAACGGCCCATGTGGAGTGTGCAGTGATTCTCCAAGCAGTCAATGACTAA
- a CDS encoding anti-sigma regulatory factor — protein sequence MLNINFPHRQSHWQKVSFSSTLYLYPILDLLLNSVPKPLHNEVRLGLQEALVNAATHGNALNPSKSITVEYRQSAQGYCWIITDQGMGFDRPCPCSQVVLDCPNCVSPWFPPDESENGRGLGILMQIFDQVHWNEDGTRLRLSKKIKRRPQGTSQNVIKRFFSESYRFLSL from the coding sequence TTGCTAAACATTAATTTTCCCCACAGGCAATCCCATTGGCAAAAAGTGAGTTTTTCCTCGACCCTCTATCTTTATCCCATCCTTGATCTATTGCTCAATTCTGTACCCAAGCCTCTGCACAACGAGGTCAGGCTGGGGTTACAGGAAGCTTTGGTCAATGCCGCCACCCATGGCAATGCCCTCAACCCAAGCAAGTCCATCACAGTGGAATACCGCCAATCCGCCCAGGGTTATTGTTGGATTATCACTGATCAGGGTATGGGGTTTGACCGCCCCTGTCCTTGCTCCCAGGTAGTGCTTGATTGTCCCAATTGTGTGAGCCCCTGGTTTCCCCCCGATGAGTCGGAGAATGGCCGGGGGCTAGGTATTTTGATGCAAATTTTTGATCAAGTTCATTGGAATGAAGATGGCACCCGTTTGCGCCTGAGCAAGAAAATTAAACGGCGGCCCCAGGGAACCAGTCAAAATGTAATTAAACGCTTTTTCAGCGAAAGCTACCGTTTTTTGAGTTTGTAG
- a CDS encoding triacylglycerol lipase: MTEVPDRHPVVLIHGIYDTRAKFATMVDFLTQGGWSVHCLDLEPNDGSASLVVLATQVKQYIDQKFAPQQPVDLIGFSMGGLVTRYYLQRLGGVERVKRYITISAPNQGTLLGYSLPYQGVREMAWQSDFLQDLNRDCCQLLAELQVTVIWTPFDLMILPPSSSHLEIGREIILPVLVHAWMVSDARCLAEVAMALAKPLA, translated from the coding sequence GTGACAGAAGTTCCAGACCGTCATCCTGTTGTTTTGATCCATGGCATTTACGACACTAGGGCCAAGTTTGCCACGATGGTGGACTTTTTGACCCAGGGGGGCTGGTCGGTTCATTGTTTAGATTTAGAACCCAACGATGGCAGTGCTTCCCTTGTAGTGTTGGCGACCCAAGTAAAGCAATATATTGATCAAAAATTTGCGCCCCAGCAACCAGTGGATTTAATTGGCTTTAGCATGGGGGGATTAGTAACCCGTTATTATTTACAACGTCTTGGGGGCGTGGAACGGGTCAAGCGATACATTACCATTTCTGCCCCCAACCAAGGTACTCTCCTGGGCTATAGTTTGCCCTACCAAGGAGTGAGGGAAATGGCCTGGCAGAGTGATTTTTTGCAGGATTTAAACCGAGATTGTTGCCAGTTACTGGCGGAGCTCCAGGTGACGGTGATTTGGACTCCCTTCGACCTGATGATTCTGCCCCCCAGCAGTTCCCATTTAGAAATTGGCCGAGAAATTATTTTGCCCGTGCTAGTCCATGCCTGGATGGTGTCGGATGCCCGTTGTTTAGCAGAGGTGGCTATGGCTTTGGCTAAACCTTTGGCCTGA
- a CDS encoding DUF1868 domain-containing protein: MDDTYQGYINRVAPQTLAIAYEQQLINAQGSPKFDQGRPVPFPGFSVVTPIAADDQINQGFYGHLTTVQGQVGEILQESLVVVPPASLHLTVADLIWDGPYQALRRHNPDFEQQLCSCLQHSFADHQHQSGQYTGCHWQVLGLLVLPRSLGVVLVPQREADYEPMIKVRRAIFQNPTLIGLGIEQQYRYTAHITLGYFDQAIEKLADPIGVGEQLAAVNDRWIGRDPQILDIHSIELRYFSDMTQFSRHDHYPVLRAS; encoded by the coding sequence GTGGACGATACTTACCAAGGCTATATTAATCGGGTGGCGCCCCAAACCTTGGCGATCGCCTACGAGCAACAATTGATCAATGCCCAGGGCTCTCCTAAGTTTGACCAGGGACGGCCGGTACCTTTTCCTGGGTTCAGTGTGGTAACGCCGATCGCCGCTGATGATCAAATCAATCAAGGCTTTTATGGCCATCTGACCACTGTGCAGGGCCAGGTGGGAGAAATTTTGCAGGAGAGTTTGGTGGTGGTGCCCCCGGCTAGTTTGCATCTCACGGTGGCGGATTTAATTTGGGACGGGCCTTACCAGGCCCTACGTCGTCATAACCCAGATTTTGAACAACAACTCTGTAGCTGCTTACAACATTCCTTTGCCGATCATCAACATCAGTCAGGGCAATACACTGGCTGTCATTGGCAGGTGCTGGGATTGTTGGTATTGCCCCGTTCCCTAGGGGTGGTTTTGGTGCCCCAACGGGAGGCGGATTATGAGCCGATGATTAAAGTACGACGGGCTATTTTCCAAAACCCCACCCTGATCGGTTTGGGTATTGAGCAACAGTACCGTTATACCGCCCACATCACCCTTGGTTACTTCGACCAGGCGATCGAAAAGTTAGCAGACCCGATCGGAGTCGGTGAACAGTTGGCCGCCGTTAATGACCGCTGGATTGGCCGTGACCCACAAATTCTTGATATTCATAGCATTGAACTGCGTTATTTCAGTGATATGACCCAATTTAGTCGTCATGACCACTATCCGGTGTTGAGGGCCAGTTAG
- a CDS encoding glycosyltransferase family 4 protein, with product MPTTPMAPIAVFPSMHSQKLVTAMKILVLAWEFPPRIVGGIARHVAELYPELVQQGYEIHLITVATEESLPQETVDGIHVYRVPVPPSNDFFHWVDNMNQAMEHQGQELLRQKEKFDVIHAHDWLVGDAAIDLKHYGKIPLVVTIHATEYGRYNGLYNDTQRYIAGKEGILIYNGWRVIVCSNYMRHELERAFGTPWDKIDVIYNGIRPEKKHRRPNFDYPNFRRKFARDGEKIVYYVGRMTYEKGISVLLTAAPQVLESLDNQVKFVIIGGGNTDRLKQLAWNLGIWEHCFFTGFMSDEDLDKFQTIADCAVFPSLYEPFGIVALESFAARVPVVVSNTGGLAEVVRHHSTGIVTQTNNPDSLAQGILEILSNPSLAKQLVEAAYEDLGVRFNWSKLAEETAAIYERVVQERQTVNW from the coding sequence GTGCCCACGACACCAATGGCCCCGATCGCCGTCTTTCCCTCCATGCACTCACAAAAATTGGTCACTGCCATGAAAATCCTGGTGCTAGCTTGGGAATTCCCCCCCCGCATTGTCGGTGGCATTGCTCGCCATGTGGCAGAACTCTATCCGGAATTGGTTCAGCAGGGCTATGAAATCCACCTAATCACCGTGGCTACAGAGGAAAGCTTACCCCAGGAAACGGTGGATGGCATTCACGTCTATCGAGTGCCAGTGCCCCCCAGCAATGACTTTTTCCATTGGGTGGATAACATGAATCAGGCCATGGAACACCAAGGCCAGGAACTACTCCGGCAAAAAGAAAAATTTGACGTCATCCACGCCCATGATTGGTTGGTGGGGGACGCGGCCATCGACCTCAAGCACTATGGCAAAATTCCCCTGGTGGTAACTATCCACGCCACCGAATACGGGCGCTATAACGGCCTGTACAACGACACCCAACGCTACATTGCCGGCAAAGAAGGAATCCTTATCTATAACGGTTGGCGGGTCATCGTTTGTAGTAACTACATGCGCCACGAGTTAGAAAGGGCCTTTGGCACTCCCTGGGACAAAATTGACGTAATTTATAATGGTATCCGCCCGGAAAAAAAGCACCGCCGCCCAAACTTTGATTACCCAAACTTTCGCCGTAAATTTGCCAGAGACGGGGAAAAAATTGTTTACTACGTCGGCCGCATGACCTACGAAAAAGGCATTTCCGTCCTGTTAACTGCCGCCCCCCAAGTCCTAGAATCCTTGGACAATCAAGTAAAATTCGTCATCATCGGTGGGGGAAATACCGATCGCCTCAAGCAATTAGCCTGGAACCTAGGCATTTGGGAACATTGCTTTTTCACTGGCTTCATGTCCGACGAAGATTTAGATAAATTCCAAACCATTGCCGACTGTGCCGTTTTTCCCAGTTTGTACGAGCCCTTTGGCATTGTGGCCCTGGAAAGCTTTGCCGCCCGGGTGCCAGTGGTAGTATCTAATACCGGTGGGTTGGCGGAGGTAGTGCGTCACCATAGCACCGGCATAGTCACCCAAACCAACAACCCCGACTCCCTCGCCCAGGGCATTCTGGAAATTCTCTCCAATCCTTCCCTAGCCAAACAATTAGTGGAAGCGGCCTATGAGGATTTGGGTGTACGATTCAATTGGTCCAAGCTGGCCGAAGAAACAGCCGCCATTTACGAACGGGTGGTACAGGAAAGGCAAACAGTTAATTGGTAA
- the mgtE gene encoding magnesium transporter — MTEVTTTVRLNPDREELQGLVRAQIETLLETAQFDAAKTILTPVQPADIADVIESLPSRLQVLAFRLLSKNEAIDVYEHLAPPVQESLLEDFKHPDVLEIFNQMSPDDRVRLLDELPAKVVRQLFKHLSNEERKATSLLLGYKPETAGRIMTTEYVSLKEDYTASQALDRIRHIATSFETIYILYVTDESRRLTGTLSLRNLVMAKPEEYIGQIMLPDVVSVHTNTDQEEVARTIQHYDFLAVPVVDSEQRLVGIVTVDDVIDILEEEATEDIYTAGGVQSQGDDYFKSSLMTVARKRVVWLFILLITNTLTSQVIHSQEDVLQKTIALAAFIPLLIDAGGNVGAQSSTVVIRGLNTEDVRLTQVLPVIAREGGAGALLGLMLGIVVTVWAYFLQGDWLVAITVGSSLFIISLLAAFAGGGLPFLFKSMKLDPALMSAPFITTAVDVLGVAIYLLIARSLLGI; from the coding sequence ATGACAGAGGTTACTACGACTGTTCGACTCAATCCTGACCGAGAAGAATTGCAAGGATTAGTGCGGGCCCAGATTGAAACTCTCCTCGAAACTGCCCAATTCGATGCGGCTAAAACCATTCTTACCCCTGTGCAGCCGGCGGATATTGCCGATGTGATCGAATCTCTCCCCAGTCGCCTCCAGGTGCTTGCTTTTCGCTTACTCTCAAAAAATGAGGCGATCGATGTTTATGAACATTTAGCCCCGCCGGTGCAGGAATCCCTCCTGGAGGACTTTAAGCATCCTGACGTACTGGAAATTTTTAACCAAATGTCCCCCGACGACCGGGTGAGATTATTGGACGAACTTCCGGCCAAAGTAGTGCGACAACTGTTTAAACATCTGAGCAACGAGGAACGCAAAGCCACCTCCTTACTGTTGGGCTATAAACCGGAAACCGCTGGTCGGATCATGACCACGGAATATGTTTCCCTCAAGGAAGATTACACCGCCAGCCAAGCCCTAGACCGCATCCGCCACATTGCCACCAGCTTTGAAACTATTTACATTCTCTATGTCACCGACGAATCCCGTCGTCTTACGGGCACCCTTTCCCTCCGTAATTTGGTTATGGCCAAGCCGGAAGAGTACATTGGGCAAATTATGCTCCCCGATGTGGTTTCCGTCCATACCAACACAGACCAAGAGGAGGTGGCCCGCACCATCCAGCACTACGATTTTCTTGCGGTGCCCGTGGTGGACTCGGAACAAAGACTAGTGGGCATTGTCACTGTGGACGATGTAATTGATATTTTGGAGGAGGAAGCAACGGAAGATATCTATACCGCTGGGGGGGTACAATCCCAGGGGGATGACTATTTTAAAAGCAGTTTGATGACTGTGGCCCGTAAGCGGGTGGTGTGGCTATTTATTCTTTTAATTACCAATACCCTCACTAGTCAGGTGATCCACTCCCAAGAGGATGTATTGCAAAAAACCATTGCGTTGGCGGCTTTTATTCCCTTGCTGATTGATGCGGGGGGCAATGTGGGGGCCCAATCTTCCACGGTGGTCATCCGGGGATTAAATACGGAGGATGTTAGATTAACCCAAGTTTTGCCGGTAATTGCCAGGGAAGGGGGGGCCGGTGCTTTACTGGGCTTGATGCTGGGTATTGTGGTGACGGTGTGGGCCTATTTCCTCCAGGGGGATTGGTTGGTGGCCATTACGGTGGGCAGCAGTTTATTTATTATCTCTCTGCTGGCGGCCTTTGCGGGGGGAGGTTTGCCCTTTCTATTCAAGTCCATGAAGTTGGATCCGGCTTTGATGTCAGCGCCCTTTATTACTACGGCGGTGGATGTGTTGGGAGTAGCTATTTACCTACTCATTGCCCGCTCTCTACTGGGAATTTAG